One region of Oncorhynchus keta strain PuntledgeMale-10-30-2019 chromosome 24, Oket_V2, whole genome shotgun sequence genomic DNA includes:
- the wu:fj29h11 gene encoding uncharacterized protein wu:fj29h11 isoform X4 codes for MSETEKAQRNILSLVEQHPEGIPLKKLTVAYSQKYHCNLTLSSLGFSSTSSLVASLEGELYVDKDLVFHRSHRGVAVAPAQAGGDKVDISCRPRSGKDPPSRTLSPSAVPLKTHPQFTTPISFGSGSDPLQPAPGSRYGPPPSSGSSLGATCPSIPPSAVPRSSPLLSFSSTVKENEEVTREELLDRVKEVIKVYPPAATTIAQLQNGYLLRFGKQLPLQQYKSLYDNHEKQPAAACALVVPGKTGAEKPAATSKKTEREGQSAPSTPLNNGYVQDQGRFKTRSPLLQTTSPVPSSSPLLSQPPITPQIPQPGTSASDSDFPALKAEVRLTKAQERRQLAVGQREGNSPVFREAYNAQLREVHGANVRAVEAQAEEEEEEDGMRRKRKKALDPEAVNSLVEDVIRDIAAEGELVTREKVISRVCMLMQVRTLEAGRIDLRWQIPALKDLQRNLREINMFIESAEAVTAMCTLYELGQNLAGLKNKKRYEELNLGPLCKLPLIHRMFKIDSNTKDEDIPQIETVDILRSLRVFRRKQNKPKVDLAEFMKHLSDQYSCDSPYELGIRIHSVGLPIATLQKAVSSEHVCMERAQEAIQRELEEEVGERMRKMKRVVMEGAQGPVLFSSVGSAELRKKYVTMTAADAVLEVFTNASGVFNPKMTKSVQDFMLRVSADRLARALFQLAICGGSLAAPQDLVPKEKPARHTQERRAEEKTQATPPSEAAVKQVLKESLSNHSSPFTLAHVASLERKLAKHFQVTEFTSLEQGSFMEFLVKHAQVLQETVGSAVVVGSTSGGGQDWQGQGCGFRPNRQDVFEFIKQCGTTSANEPDGLSHVEWCLRAHYGVRDSRDLGLGPLRTLVGLVQRQRELSLGGGLSHVLYEAALLPRDTSSSSSVGEAQQTVGILGEVSQTQALSCLLSCPLLDELGQWSQWELVFRPCHGPLKDFIDRNAASTDLSALEVSPGVLLRVTTSTGDKLFSQAAMTLDPVGTAGHLVSMVVADGTANAPTALLANHMESSLAAAVAKEDLSRAEEDGLCFSSVALFLLDCLIRIPTRTCRALLQQVFLEPFSRVLGGQAKSKAVLLSTARSNLRHLNCLHQLGIVLGITDWVKDYHTKLSPPQNQDLNQSQNQAQTPLADQTKLAPVDSVSRSLSQTLSEDEEFPEDYSSDSSHPTQPQHAEGCDEDDELYELTSETLGDTHTERDGDEAWKEGKSLAKPEKADNADSQSESRVDCHKDIIDDIRKSEFGIGVELNEEGQRLMTVHQERLGRSLDRLSTELYSKDTHFVLELIQNADDNSYPTEGGPVPALAFVVEKDCVTVLNNETGFQEKNIRAICDVGRSTKGKHKYGYIGQKGIGFKSVFKVTDCPEIHSNGFHLCFDKTSGPMGYILPHWVDDERPLNTHLANHTHTSWTTKICLPLRSECYQTRNLFHDVHPSLLLFLHRLRSITIYNQAEKRMVTMTRRDLSHSVLEVEHTEGTERWLVVKHTLHPTKIKDEVESTELALAFQLGDDLTGSDIQAPPQKQPVFAFLPLRSFGFRFIIQGDFDIPSSREDVDRDSSWNQWLRSEIPQLFLRAMDVFSDHPEFSGLKGLCNFLQFVPLPDEVLDFFKPVAGQIIQLLKGKAFLPTLNTDGSVVYKLPSQVAVCQDPVICDVIGGEELNRHLSLSYLHPGLLPVPPLSLLTHLGVRCLRGSDVTTVTTAMAKELLQGDGVNSDLGLRHLARLLVCNFRALEQGYGETDSILTTLRDLPIIPLADGRMVALSGEGVFFPMTETKNHSNTGVYGALYRDVCVVHPSLLSCVEPLESQQIRELLRRLGVHELEPQQLLENHIYPALKNNTWKSKPVEAVVSYLVFIKQHSSPQEYTHPDTVVPVLTTRGLLFPADHKVHFSTHYGNMDLPNKLPGVDWVLLSGCYVETDGDVEGWRDLFIRLGVRERLILRKERLTLTSKELASSPWAVESELWPCRAGRAGGPEEGCVLDDYPCEELLSLVTAQLPAPVLIEQRQALLELLETNWDTGDRYSQYLTAQVIDSEGRLIKSTKSSFFHFLSCLPWVPAYCLQAGAEGGRKAEYLCPNSVYLYSPEVHNLLGTHVSYIDMTPSEFTRTLGMKNSVNVEELIGYLKKWCVKTSSASGPEGQEKQEEEGSEFSSTVQHVHSVYSFLHKNCSQTNLKELFQHTPAVFIEYNRNGDWCSGRFYHLKEVCWSDPTEMFVRYRELTRGADSTVQEPRVLAPFYSKLDDMKDLFQRLLKVELTPSMLQYVVLLELVCNSCPLPTVDVLRDVSKLYARLADKCKTPGQGEQERNLSTNPRYCSTLKGMLLDKRVFPTKDNSWVTLAHRPMIPDSKELEKIFKAHKQVCLLNLPLPEKKPALRTKTGPSQGWSVSAGWFSEEDRILFLKICDVRFLSQCVSTEAQTEHYRPCPSMQRLVQSVVPYIQRFLYHHEDLQELYWELKKNNIRQTIRQLTYGQVGMLYTRYLLSVSDEEDPVVEMEDVICLLKDNKELYIQKDHLSARLDICRELVKLFSFESSHRKELLHFLSGLMTSLPDNAALKRFLQKECPGELPSEEEAWEVPQPVLPVQPIPVASPVVSTPEDDFRPGQEDGEQTLTCWPPRASLSNTAASRTERQQTAGPVEAVLKMWPPPAEPKDSPSYSPSSISNHSPKERDPEREMDARREGVQSQSPCDGTAEDHPSHLGTIEPSQDAAVEAEQNADKAVAGRESGQYAARGPDQHRPDKTSGHNQQTFSTTIPEGVVSSMFQGASQRPPLALDSPVWAKPLHPQALLEDLQLECQRPSTVLFSDDQRDTVAIGEWGEKLVFSFLCHWRDSQAPGGPCLVTWYNQCGESGQPYDFKLIFNLTQKGESEEGESGEEKQEKKRGMVVREVFVEVKSTVKKDRAFIHLSANELDFALREKERYHVFRVYNAGDSEKVRLCRIQNLAQHLHAKDLELFLFV; via the exons atGTCGGAGACTGAGAAGGCCCAGAGGAACATCCTGTCCCTGGTGGAGCAGCACCCAGAGGGGATCCCCCTGAAGAAGCTGACGGTGGCCTACAGCCAGAAGTACCACTGCAACCTCACCCTGTCCTCCCTGGGCTTCAGCTCCACATCTAGCCTGGTGGCCTCTCTGGAAGGGGAGCTCTATGTGGACAAGGACCTGGTCTTCCACAGGAGCCATAGAGGAGTCGCCGTAGCTCCAGCACAGGCAGGGGGAGACAAGGTTGACATATCCTGCAGGCCTCGGTCTGGGAAGGATCCACCATCGAGGACCCTCTCCCCCAGTGCTGTACCACTGAAAACCCATCCTCAGTTTACTACCCCGATCAGCTTTGGTTCTGGGTCTGATCCCCTACAACCGGCCCCAGGCTCTCGCTATGGGCCTCCCCCAAGCTCTGGATCCTCCCTTGGGGCTACCTGTCCTTCTATTCCCCCCTCTGCTGTCCCccgctcctcccctctcctttctttctccagCACAGTGAAAGAGAATGAAGAGGTGACTCGGGAAGAGCTACTAGACAGAGTTAAAGAA GTGATAAAGGTGTACCCCCCTGCCGCCACAACTATCGCCCAACTACAGAACGGCTACTTGCTGCGCTTTGGGAAGCAACTTCCTCTCCAGCAGTACAAGTCTCTGTATGACAACCATGAGAAACAACCTGCAGCAGCCTGCGCACTTGTAGTCCCGGGAAAGACGGGAGCAGAGAAACCAGCAG ccacttcAAAGAAGACAGAGCGTGAGGGACAATCTGCTCCTTCCACACCCCTGAACAACGGATACGTGCAGGACCAGGGGCGCTTTAAAACAAGGTCCCCCCTGCTACAAACAACATCACCAGTTCCATCCTCGTCCCCGTTACTCTCCCAGCCCCCCATCACTCCCCAAATCCCCCAGCCTGGTACCTCCGCATCGGACTCCGACTTCCCAGCACTGAAAGCGGAGGTGAGGCTGACCAAAGCCCAAGAGCGGAGGCAGCTAGCTGTGGGACAGAGGGAAGGAAACTCCCCTGTCTTCAGAGAGGCCTACAATGCCCAGCTCAGGGAAGTGCATGGGGCTAACGTGCGAGCTGTGGAGGCACaggctgaagaggaggaggaagaggatgggatgaggaggaagaggaagaaggctcTGGATCCTGAGGCGGTGAATAGTCTGGTGGAGGACGTCATACGAGACATCGCAGCCGAGGGAGAACTTGTCACCAGAGAGAAG GTGATCTCCAGGGTGTGCATGCTGATGCAGGTCCGCACTCTGGAGGCAGGCAGGATAGACCTCCGCTGGCAGATACCAGCTCTGAAGGACCTGCAACGCAACCTTCGAGAGATCAACATGTTCATAGAG tctgcaGAGGCTGTGACTGCGATGTGTACCCTGTATGAGTTGGGTCAGAACCTGGCTGGTCTGAAGAACAAGAAGCGTTATGAGGAGCTGAACCTCGGGCCGCTGTGTAAACTGCCTCTCATCCATCGCATGTTCAAGATAGACAGCAACACCAAGGACGAGGACATTCCCCAGATAGAGACTGTGGACATactgagg AGTCTGCGTGTGTTCAGGAGGAAACAGAATAAGCCCAAGGTGGACCTGGCTGAGTTTATGAAGCACCTGTCTGACCAGTATAGCTGTGACTCTCCCTATGAACTGGGCATTCGTATACACAGCGTGGGCCTGCCCATAGCC accTTACAGAAGGCTGTGAGCTCAGAGCATGTGTGTATGGAGCGTGCCCAGGAGGCCATCCAGAGGgagttggaggaggaggtgggggagaggatgaggaagaTGAAGAGGGTCGTGATGGAGGGAGCACAGGGTCCcgtcctcttctcctctgtcgGTAGTGCTGAGCTGAGGAAGAAATACGTTACCATGACTGCAGCCGATGCCGTGCTCGAGGTCTTCACCAACGCATCCGGGGTCTTCAACCCCAAGATGACCAAG TCAGTGCAGGACTTCATGCTGCGTGTGTCAGCTGACCGTCTGGCCAGGGCCTTGTTCCAGCTGGCTATCTGTGGGGGGTCGCTGGCTGCCCCTCAGGACCTGGTGCCCAAAGAGAAGCCAGCCAGACACactcaggagaggagagctgaggagaaAACACAGGCCACACCACCCAGCGAAG CCGCAGTCAAGCAGGTCCTGAAGGAGAGCCTGTCCAATCACAGCTCTCCATTCACCCTGGCCCATGTGGCGTCTCTGGAGAGGAAGTTAGCCAAGCACTTCCAGGTCACAGAGTTCACGTCTCTGGAGCAGGGCTCCTTTATGGAGTTCCTGGTAAAACATGCTCAG GTCCTGCAGGAGACAGTAGGCAGCGCTGTGGTTGTGGGCAGCACGAGTGGTGGTGGTCAGGACTGGCAGGGCCAGGGATGTGGCTTCAGACCCAACAGACAAGACGTGTTTGAGTTTATCAAACAGTGTGGCACGACATCAGCCAACGAACCAGACGGG CTGTCCCACGTCGAGTGGTGTCTGAGAGCCCACTATGGGGTGAGGGACAGTCGAGACCTGGGGCTGGGACCTCTTAGGACCTTGGTGGGACTGGTGCAGCGCCAGAGAGAGCTCAGTCTGGGAGGAGGGCTCAGCCATGTGCTCTACGAGGCAGCCCTGCTCCCCAGAGACACCAG cagtagcagtagtgtaggTGAGGCCCAGCAGACGGTGGGTATCCTAGGGGAGGTATCTCAGACCCAGGccttgtcctgtctcctctcctgccctctactGGATGAGCTGGGTCAGTGGAGCCAGTGGGAGCTGGTCTTCAGGCCCTGCCACGGACCCCTTAAGGACTTCATTGATAGGAACGCTG CGAGCACAGACCTGTCAGCGTTGGAGGTGTCCCCAGGTGTTCTCCTGCGGGTCACCACCTCTACAGGGGACAAGCTCTTCTCCCAGGCAGCCATGACCCTTGACCCCGTGGGCACGGCAGGACACCTGGTCTCCATGGTGGTGGCTGATGGGACAGCCAACGCCCCCACTGCCCTCCTGGCCAATCACATGGAGAGCTCTCTTGCGGCGGCGGTAGCGAAGGAAG ATCTGTCACGGGCTGAGGAGGACGGGTTGTGTTTCAGCTCTGTGGCTCTCTTCCTCCTGGACTGTCTGATCCGCATCCCCACCAGAACCTGCCGGGCCCTGCTGCAACAG GTGTTTCTGGAGCCCTTCTCTCGGGTGCTGGGTGGCCAGGCCAAGTCTAAAGCGGTGCTGCTGTCTACAGCCCGGTCCAACCTGCGCCACCTCAACTGTCTGCACCAGCTGGGCATCGTGCTTGGCATCACAGACTGGGTCAAGGACTACCACACCAAGCTCAGCCCACCACAGAACCAGGACCTAAACCAGAGCCAGAACCAGGCCCAAACACCACTAGCCGACCAGACCAAG CTTGCTCCTGTGGATTCTGTGAGCAGAAGTCTCTCTCAGACTCTCAGTGAGGATGAGGAGTTCCCAGAGGACTACAGCTCTGACTCTTCCCACCCCACTCAGCCACAGCACGCGG AGGGCTGTGATGAAGATGATGAGTTATATGAGCTGACCTCTGAGACActcggagacacacacaccgagagagacGGAGATGAAGCCTGGAAGGAAGGGAAGTCATTGGCTAAGCCTGAGAAAGCAGACAACGCTGatagccaatcagagagcagAGTGGATTGCCACAAGGACATAATTGATGACATCAG GAAGAGTGAGTTTGGCATTGGAGTAGAGCTAAATGAGGAGGGTCAGAGGTTGATGACTGTTCACCAGGAGAGGCTGGGGCGCAGTCTGGACCGGCTGTCCACTGAACTCTACAGCAAAGACACACACTTTGTACTGGAACTCATACAG AATGCTGATGATAACAGTTACCCGACAGAGGGGGGCCCTGTCCCTGCGCTGGCCTTTGTTGTGGAGAAAGACTGTGTGACTGTCCTAAACAACGAGACAGGCTTCCAGGAGAAAAACATTCGGGCCATCTGTGACGTGGGCCGCAGCACCAAGGGCAAACACAAATACGGATACATAG GTCAGAAGGGAATAGGTTTTAAATCAGTGTTCAAGGTGACTGATTGTCCTGAGATCCACTCTAACGGATTCCATCTGTGCTTCGACAAGACCAGTGGCCCCATGGGATACATCCTGCCACACTGGGTCGACGACGAGAGACCTCTCAACACACACCTGGCCAACCACACACATACCAG CTGGACCACTAAGATCTGTCTGCCGCTGCGCTCAGAGTGCTACCAGACCAGAAACCTGTTCCACGATGTCCACCCCTCTCTGCTGCTCTTCCTACATCGCCTACGATCTATCACCATCTACAACCAG GCTGAGAAGCGGATGGTGACCATGACGCGTAGAGACCTGAGTCACAGCGTCCTGGAGGTGGAACACACTGAGGGAACAGAACGCTGGCTGGTGGTCAAACACACACTGCACCCcaccaag ATCAAAGATGAAGTGGAGTCCACTGAGCTTGCCCTGGCCTTCCAGCTGGGTGATGACCTCACAGGAAGTGACATCCAAGCCCCGCCCCAGAAGCAGCCCGTCTTCGCCTTCCTGCCTCTCCGAAGCTTCGGCTTCCGCTTCATCATccaag GTGACTTTGACATTCCTTCTTCTCGTGAGGATGTGGACAGAGATAGCTCATGGAACCAGTGGCTCCGTTCTGAGATCCCCCAACTGTTCTTACGCGCCATGGATGTCTTCAGT gatCACCCAGAGTTCAGTGGGCTGAAGGGCCTATGTAATTTCCTGCAGTTTGTCCCTCTGCCTGACGAGGTGCTCGACTTCTTCAAGCCTGTCGCCGGGCAGATTATACAGTTGCTCAAGGGAAAGGCCTTCCTACCCACACTCAACACAG atgGTTCTGTGGTCTACAAGCTACCCTCCCAGGTCGCTGTGTGTCAGGACCCGGTCATTTGCGACGTGATCGGTGGAGAGGAGCTTAACAGACACCTGTCTCTGTCCTATCTGCATCCGGGCCTGCTGCCAGTCCCGCCCCTATCCCTGCTCACTCACCTGGGAGTACGATGCCTGAGGGGGAGTGACGTCACCACAGTAACAACCGCCATGGCCAAGGAGCTGTTGCAGGGAGATGGTGTCAACTCAG ACTTAGGCCTGCGTCATCTGGCCAGGTTGTTGGTGTGTAACTTCCGTGCGTTGGAGCAGGGCTACGGAGAGACAGACTCTATCCTGACCACCCTCAGAGATCTACCCATAATCCCACTGGCTGACGGGCGCATGGTGGCACTCAGCGGAGAGGGAGTCTTCTTCCCCATGACTGAGACCAAGAATCACAGCAACACAG gtgTATATGGAGCACTgtacagggatgtgtgtgtggtcCACCCGTCTCTGCTTTCCTGCGTGGAACCACTGGAGAGCCAGCAGATCCGAGAGCTGCTCAGGAGGCTGGGAGTCCACGAGCTAGAGCCACAGCAACTGCTTGAGAATCACATATACCCTGCCCTGAAGAACAACACATggaag tccAAGCCGGTGGAGGCAGTGGTGAGCTACCTAGTGTTCATCAAGCAGCACTCCTCCCCTCAGGAGTACACTCACCCAGACACTGTAGTACCGGTACTGACCACAAGGGGACTGCTCTTCCCTGCTGACCACAAAGTACACTTCTCTACACACTACGGCAATATGGACCTGCCCAACAaactaccag GTGTGGACTGGGTGTTGCTGAGTGGTTGTTAtgtggagacagatggagacgtggagggatggagagatctGTTCATTAGGctgggagtcagagagagactcaTACTGAGGAAAGAGAGACTCACTCTAACTTCTAAAGAGctg gcctCCAGTCCCTGGGCGGTGGAGAGTGAGTTGTGGCCATGTAGAGCAGGCAGGGCCGGAGGACCAGAGGAGGGGTGTGTGCTGGATGACTACCCCTGTGAGGAGCTCCTCTCTCTGGTCACGGCGCAGCTGCCTGCCCCTGTCCTCATAGAGCAGAGACAAGCACTGCTGGAGCTACTGGAGACCAACTGGGACACTGG TGACCGGTACTCTCAGTATCTGACAGCCCAGGTGATTGACAGCGAGGGCCGGCTAATCAAGAGCACCAAGTCCTCCTTTTTCCATTTCCTGTCCTGCCTTCCCTGGGTGCCGGCCTATTGTCTGCAGGCaggtgcagagggagggagaaaggcgGAGTATCTGTGTCCTAACTcagtctacctgtactcacctgagGTGCACAATCTACTGGGGACTCACGTCAGCTATATTGACATGACCCCCAGCGAGTTCACCAGGACTCTAG GAATGAAGAACAGCGTCAATGTGGAGGAGCTGATTGGCTACCTGAAGAAGTGGTGTGTAAAAACATCCTCAGCCAGTGGTCCAGAGGGGCAGGAgaagcaggaagaggaggggtcAGAGTTTAGCTCGACTGTGCAGCATGTCCACAGTGTGTACTCCTTCCTGCACAAGAACTGTTCTCAGACCAACCTCAAGGAGCTGTTCCAACACACACCGGCCGTCTTCATAGAGTACAACAG GAACGGAGACTGGTGTTCCGGTAGGTTCTACCACCTGAAGGAGGTGTGTTGGAGCGACCCCACCGAGATGTTTGTCCGCTACCGGGAGCTGACCCGCGGggctgacagtacagtacaggaacCCAGAGTCCTGGCCCCCTTCTACAGCAAACTGGATGACATGAAGGACCTCTTCCAACGG TTGTTAAAGGTGGAGCTCACCCCATCCATGCTGCAGTATGTGGTTCTACTGGAGCTGGTGTGTAACTCCTGTCCTCTACCTACTGTAGATGTACTCCGAGATGTGTCCAAACTCTACGCCAGGCTGG CTGACAAGTGTAAAACCCCTGGACAGGGAGAACAGGAGCGAAACCTAAGCACCAACCCCAGATACTGTTCTACACTGAAGG GGATGTTGCTGGATAAGAGGGTGTTCCCCACTAAGGACAACAGCTGGGTGACTCTAGCCCACAGACCCATGATACCAGACAGCAAAGAGCTGGAGAAGATCTTTAAGGCCCACAAACAGGTGTGTCTGCTCAACCTGCCCCTCCCAGAGAAGAAGCCTGCACTCAGGACCAAGACTGGACCATCCCAAG gttGGTCTGTCAGTGCAGGGTGGTTCAGTGAGGAAGATAGGATTCTGTTCCTGAAGATCTGTGACGTACGCTTCCTGTCCCAATGTGTCAGTACTGAGGCACAGACGGAGCACTACAGACCCTGCCCCTCCATGCAGCGCCTTGTGCAGTCTGTGGTTCCCTATATCCAGAGGTTCCTCTACCACCACGAGGACCTGCAAGAACTCTACTGGGAACTAAAGAAGAACAACATCAGGCAGACCATCAGACAGCTCACCTACGGACAG gtaGGTATGTTGTACACGCGGTACCTGCTGTCTGTGAGTGATGAGGAGGATCccgtggtagagatggaggatgTCATATGTCTACTGAAGGACAACAAGGAACTCTACATCCAGAAAGACCACCTCTCAGCCAGGCTCGACATCTGCAG AGAGCTGGTGAAGCTCTTCAGCTTCGAGAGCAGTCACAGGAAGGAGCTGCTGCACTTCCTGAGTGGTCTGATGACATCACTGCCAGACAATGCAGCTCTAAAGAGGTTTCTTCAGAAGGAGTGCCCAGGAGAACTGCCCAGTGAGGAGGAGGCATGGGAGGTCCCTCAACCTGTACTACCTGTACAGCCAATACCAG TGGCATCACCGGTTGTCTCAACCCCAGAAGATGACTTCCGTCCTGGGCAGGAGGATGGAGAGCAGACCCTAACGTGTTGGCCTCCCCGCGCCTCCCTCTCCAACACAGCAGCCAGTCGCACAG AGCGCCAGCAGACAGCAGGACCAGTGGAGGCGGTGTTGAAGATGTGGCCCCCTCCGGCTGAACCCAAAGACAGCCCCAGCTATAGCCCCAGCTCCATCTCCAACCACAGCCCCaaagagagagacccagagagggagatggatgcaAGGAGAGAGGGTGTCCAGAGTCAGAGCCCCTGCGATGGCACAGCGGAGGACCATCCCAGCCACCTGGGTACCATAG AGCCCAGTCAGGATGCAGCAGTGGAAGCAGAGCAGAACGCAGACAAAGCTGTGGCAGGTAGAGAGTCTGGCCAGTACGCTGCCAGA